The Acanthochromis polyacanthus isolate Apoly-LR-REF ecotype Palm Island chromosome 17, KAUST_Apoly_ChrSc, whole genome shotgun sequence genome has a window encoding:
- the LOC110948794 gene encoding dixin-like isoform X3, with product MIASLSRGSLLDDVLHGGFNEQQLAAYISWVNSQLKRKPGLKPITDLRHDLQDGVVLTQLIEIVAGEVLEGVYVAPQNKEESRKNVEEVLQFISSRHIRMPHISARDIVDGNLKSVMRIILALAAHFKPTASHRTASGSGRSLTRGHVSHNPLSTVALAQGAAAALASARHDASLPARAPRIHSGWGSDGGKSVCVRALVEQYERGTPDEQDNPQSDSSVSPLSSPRVPPGCHSERLQQDYQQQQQQQQQISVESSHVGVETAWEDPVSETLEKEVQETRQMVSALQALLLKGSLPEDELDVSLTLDQGSAEQQVVVIRSRLDQSMEEAQELKRELLCCKQEMRNLQGVKEAQQQRLCTQEASILQMKQELLRASMTQDELNNQNAELQWKLEECNRLWGECKKDIGQKDRLLQQYKHKLEESQKLQTELQRELEHKNSMLQELISRDLQQIPTGAENNGYSYSGNSAPSVSGQAEELQLLRDALKSLRNNFRDHDPQHHTLDTLEQGIVSLIDRLHVLHTHRGRGKSPRRKGQHTDLDSWPCTKISHSGSSSSTKILYFTGKSPTPSMINIPKRLGEVTLKDVKAAVDREGNFRYHFKALDPEFGTVKEEVFLDAAVVPGWEGKIVAWVEEDRGEERPL from the exons ATGATCGCCTCACTCTCAAGAGGAAGTTTGCTGGATGATGTTCTTCATGGGGGCTTTAACGAG cagcagctggcagCGTACATTTCCTGGGTGAACTCTCAGCTGAAGAGGAAACCAGGCCTGAAGCCGATCACAGACCTCAGGCACGATCTGCAGGATGGAGTGGTGCTGACGCAGCTAATAGAGATAGTTG CTGGGGAGGTGCTGGAGGGAGTTTATGTGGCTCCACAAAACAAAGAGGAGAGCAGGAAGAATGTGGAGGAAGTCTTGCAGTTCATTTCCTCTAGACACATACGCATGCCCCACATATCCGCAAGAG aCATTGTGGATGGTAATCTGAAATCTGTAATGAGGATAATTCTGGCCCTGGCAGCCCACTTCAAACCGACAGCCAGTCACAGGACTGCTTCTGGAAGTGGGAGGAGCTTGACAAGAGGCCATGTCAGTCACAACCCTCTCTCCACTGTTGCACTAGCTCAAGGTGCCGCCGCTGCTCTGGCGTCTGCTCGACATGATGCCTCACTGCCTGCACGGGCCCCACGTATTCACAG TGGCTGGGGGTCTGATGGtggaaagagtgtgtgtgttcgtgcaCTGGTTGAACAGTATGAAAGAGGAACCCCAGATGAGCAGGACAATCCTCAGTCTGACAG TTCTGTCAGTCCACTGTCTTCACCAAGAGTTCCACCAGGCTGCCACTCAGAGAGACTGCAGCAAGactaccagcagcagcagcagcagcagcagcagatcagtg TGGAGTCGTCTCATGTTGGTGTGGAGACAGCATGGGAAGATCCTGTTAGTGAAACTTTGGAAAAGGAGGTGCAAGAGACTCGTCAAATGGTGTCTGCTTTACAG GCTCTGCTGCTGAAAGGTTCGCTCCCCGAGGATGAGCTAGATGTGTCCTTAACTCTGGACCAAGGCAGTGCTGAGCAGCAAGTG gTAGTCATTCGCAGTCGCTTGGATCAGAGTATGGAGGAAGCCCAGGAACTGAAG AGGGAATTGCTGTGCTGTAAGCAGGAGATGAGAAACCTGCAGGGAGTTAAG GAGGCCCAGCAGCAGAGGCTGTGCACTCAGGAGGCATCAATACTGCAGATGAAGCAAGAGCTTCTCAGAGCCAGCATGACACAGGATGAACTCAACAACCAGAAT gcagagctgcagtggaagctggaggAATGTAACAGGCTATGGGGTGAATGCAAG AAGGATATCGGACAGAAGGACAGACTACTTCAGCAATACAAACACAAGCTTGAAGAAAGCCAAAAGCTGCAG ACTGAATTGCAAAGAGAGTTGGAGCATAAAAACAGCATGCTGCAGGAGCTAATCAGTCGAGATCTGCAACAG ATTCCCACCGGTGCAGAAAACAATGGATATTCTTACTCTGGAAATTCAGCTCCTTCTGTGTCAGGT CAGGCAGAGGAGCTTCAGCTGCTCAGAGATGCCCTGAAGAGTCTGAGGAACAACTTCAGAGACCATGACCCACAGCACCATACACTAGACACGCTGGAACAGGGCATAGTGTCCCTTATTGACAGACTGCATGTTCTGCACACGCACAGG GGAAGGGGGAAATCTCCAAGACGGAAAGGTCAACACACAGACTTGGACTCTTGGCCTTGCACAA AAATTTCCCACAGTGGTTCCTCTTCTTCAACTAAAATCCTTTATTTTACTGGAAAATCTCCGACACCTTCCATGATCAATATACCGAAGAG ACTGGGTGAGGTGACTCTCAAGGATGTGAAGGCAGCTGTTGATCGAGAGGGAAACTTCCGGTACCACTTCAAAGCCCTGGACCCAGAGTTTGGCACTGTGAAAGAAGAG GTATTCTTGGATGCAGCAGTTGTTCCAGGCTGGGAAGGAAAAATAGTGGCCTGGGTAGAGGAAGACCGTGGTGAAGAAAG GCCATTGTAA
- the LOC110948794 gene encoding dixin-like isoform X1 codes for MIASLSRGSLLDDVLHGGFNEQQLAAYISWVNSQLKRKPGLKPITDLRHDLQDGVVLTQLIEIVAGEVLEGVYVAPQNKEESRKNVEEVLQFISSRHIRMPHISARDIVDGNLKSVMRIILALAAHFKPTASHRTASGSGRSLTRGHVSHNPLSTVALAQGAAAALASARHDASLPARAPRIHSGWGSDGGKSVCVRALVEQYERGTPDEQDNPQSDSLSSVSPLSSPRVPPGCHSERLQQDYQQQQQQQQQISVESSHVGVETAWEDPVSETLEKEVQETRQMVSALQALLLKGSLPEDELDVSLTLDQGSAEQQVVVIRSRLDQSMEEAQELKRELLCCKQEMRNLQGVKEAQQQRLCTQEASILQMKQELLRASMTQDELNNQNAELQWKLEECNRLWGECKKDIGQKDRLLQQYKHKLEESQKLQTELQRELEHKNSMLQELISRDLQQIPTGAENNGYSYSGNSAPSVSGQAEELQLLRDALKSLRNNFRDHDPQHHTLDTLEQGIVSLIDRLHVLHTHRGRGKSPRRKGQHTDLDSWPCTKISHSGSSSSTKILYFTGKSPTPSMINIPKRLGEVTLKDVKAAVDREGNFRYHFKALDPEFGTVKEEVFLDAAVVPGWEGKIVAWVEEDRGEERPL; via the exons ATGATCGCCTCACTCTCAAGAGGAAGTTTGCTGGATGATGTTCTTCATGGGGGCTTTAACGAG cagcagctggcagCGTACATTTCCTGGGTGAACTCTCAGCTGAAGAGGAAACCAGGCCTGAAGCCGATCACAGACCTCAGGCACGATCTGCAGGATGGAGTGGTGCTGACGCAGCTAATAGAGATAGTTG CTGGGGAGGTGCTGGAGGGAGTTTATGTGGCTCCACAAAACAAAGAGGAGAGCAGGAAGAATGTGGAGGAAGTCTTGCAGTTCATTTCCTCTAGACACATACGCATGCCCCACATATCCGCAAGAG aCATTGTGGATGGTAATCTGAAATCTGTAATGAGGATAATTCTGGCCCTGGCAGCCCACTTCAAACCGACAGCCAGTCACAGGACTGCTTCTGGAAGTGGGAGGAGCTTGACAAGAGGCCATGTCAGTCACAACCCTCTCTCCACTGTTGCACTAGCTCAAGGTGCCGCCGCTGCTCTGGCGTCTGCTCGACATGATGCCTCACTGCCTGCACGGGCCCCACGTATTCACAG TGGCTGGGGGTCTGATGGtggaaagagtgtgtgtgttcgtgcaCTGGTTGAACAGTATGAAAGAGGAACCCCAGATGAGCAGGACAATCCTCAGTCTGACAG CCTCAGTTCTGTCAGTCCACTGTCTTCACCAAGAGTTCCACCAGGCTGCCACTCAGAGAGACTGCAGCAAGactaccagcagcagcagcagcagcagcagcagatcagtg TGGAGTCGTCTCATGTTGGTGTGGAGACAGCATGGGAAGATCCTGTTAGTGAAACTTTGGAAAAGGAGGTGCAAGAGACTCGTCAAATGGTGTCTGCTTTACAG GCTCTGCTGCTGAAAGGTTCGCTCCCCGAGGATGAGCTAGATGTGTCCTTAACTCTGGACCAAGGCAGTGCTGAGCAGCAAGTG gTAGTCATTCGCAGTCGCTTGGATCAGAGTATGGAGGAAGCCCAGGAACTGAAG AGGGAATTGCTGTGCTGTAAGCAGGAGATGAGAAACCTGCAGGGAGTTAAG GAGGCCCAGCAGCAGAGGCTGTGCACTCAGGAGGCATCAATACTGCAGATGAAGCAAGAGCTTCTCAGAGCCAGCATGACACAGGATGAACTCAACAACCAGAAT gcagagctgcagtggaagctggaggAATGTAACAGGCTATGGGGTGAATGCAAG AAGGATATCGGACAGAAGGACAGACTACTTCAGCAATACAAACACAAGCTTGAAGAAAGCCAAAAGCTGCAG ACTGAATTGCAAAGAGAGTTGGAGCATAAAAACAGCATGCTGCAGGAGCTAATCAGTCGAGATCTGCAACAG ATTCCCACCGGTGCAGAAAACAATGGATATTCTTACTCTGGAAATTCAGCTCCTTCTGTGTCAGGT CAGGCAGAGGAGCTTCAGCTGCTCAGAGATGCCCTGAAGAGTCTGAGGAACAACTTCAGAGACCATGACCCACAGCACCATACACTAGACACGCTGGAACAGGGCATAGTGTCCCTTATTGACAGACTGCATGTTCTGCACACGCACAGG GGAAGGGGGAAATCTCCAAGACGGAAAGGTCAACACACAGACTTGGACTCTTGGCCTTGCACAA AAATTTCCCACAGTGGTTCCTCTTCTTCAACTAAAATCCTTTATTTTACTGGAAAATCTCCGACACCTTCCATGATCAATATACCGAAGAG ACTGGGTGAGGTGACTCTCAAGGATGTGAAGGCAGCTGTTGATCGAGAGGGAAACTTCCGGTACCACTTCAAAGCCCTGGACCCAGAGTTTGGCACTGTGAAAGAAGAG GTATTCTTGGATGCAGCAGTTGTTCCAGGCTGGGAAGGAAAAATAGTGGCCTGGGTAGAGGAAGACCGTGGTGAAGAAAG GCCATTGTAA
- the LOC110948794 gene encoding dixin-like isoform X4: MIASLSRGSLLDDVLHGGFNEQQLAAYISWVNSQLKRKPGLKPITDLRHDLQDGVVLTQLIEIVAGEVLEGVYVAPQNKEESRKNVEEVLQFISSRHIRMPHISARDIVDGNLKSVMRIILALAAHFKPTASHRTASGSGRSLTRGHVSHNPLSTVALAQGAAAALASARHDASLPARAPRIHSGWGSDGGKSVCVRALVEQYERGTPDEQDNPQSDSLSSVSPLSSPRVPPGCHSERLQQDYQQQQQQQQQISVESSHVGVETAWEDPVSETLEKEVQETRQMVSALQALLLKGSLPEDELDVSLTLDQGSAEQQVVVIRSRLDQSMEEAQELKRELLCCKQEMRNLQGVKEAQQQRLCTQEASILQMKQELLRASMTQDELNNQNAELQWKLEECNRLWGECKKDIGQKDRLLQQYKHKLEESQKLQTELQRELEHKNSMLQELISRDLQQIPTGAENNGYSYSGNSAPSVSGQAEELQLLRDALKSLRNNFRDHDPQHHTLDTLEQGIVSLIDRLHVLHTHRLQTRKQTIKNWAKTTGFMRTCETFIKMLNRDSVCSMAEIEKNSSDSVPKSQFPHVKEEGKIAVN; encoded by the exons ATGATCGCCTCACTCTCAAGAGGAAGTTTGCTGGATGATGTTCTTCATGGGGGCTTTAACGAG cagcagctggcagCGTACATTTCCTGGGTGAACTCTCAGCTGAAGAGGAAACCAGGCCTGAAGCCGATCACAGACCTCAGGCACGATCTGCAGGATGGAGTGGTGCTGACGCAGCTAATAGAGATAGTTG CTGGGGAGGTGCTGGAGGGAGTTTATGTGGCTCCACAAAACAAAGAGGAGAGCAGGAAGAATGTGGAGGAAGTCTTGCAGTTCATTTCCTCTAGACACATACGCATGCCCCACATATCCGCAAGAG aCATTGTGGATGGTAATCTGAAATCTGTAATGAGGATAATTCTGGCCCTGGCAGCCCACTTCAAACCGACAGCCAGTCACAGGACTGCTTCTGGAAGTGGGAGGAGCTTGACAAGAGGCCATGTCAGTCACAACCCTCTCTCCACTGTTGCACTAGCTCAAGGTGCCGCCGCTGCTCTGGCGTCTGCTCGACATGATGCCTCACTGCCTGCACGGGCCCCACGTATTCACAG TGGCTGGGGGTCTGATGGtggaaagagtgtgtgtgttcgtgcaCTGGTTGAACAGTATGAAAGAGGAACCCCAGATGAGCAGGACAATCCTCAGTCTGACAG CCTCAGTTCTGTCAGTCCACTGTCTTCACCAAGAGTTCCACCAGGCTGCCACTCAGAGAGACTGCAGCAAGactaccagcagcagcagcagcagcagcagcagatcagtg TGGAGTCGTCTCATGTTGGTGTGGAGACAGCATGGGAAGATCCTGTTAGTGAAACTTTGGAAAAGGAGGTGCAAGAGACTCGTCAAATGGTGTCTGCTTTACAG GCTCTGCTGCTGAAAGGTTCGCTCCCCGAGGATGAGCTAGATGTGTCCTTAACTCTGGACCAAGGCAGTGCTGAGCAGCAAGTG gTAGTCATTCGCAGTCGCTTGGATCAGAGTATGGAGGAAGCCCAGGAACTGAAG AGGGAATTGCTGTGCTGTAAGCAGGAGATGAGAAACCTGCAGGGAGTTAAG GAGGCCCAGCAGCAGAGGCTGTGCACTCAGGAGGCATCAATACTGCAGATGAAGCAAGAGCTTCTCAGAGCCAGCATGACACAGGATGAACTCAACAACCAGAAT gcagagctgcagtggaagctggaggAATGTAACAGGCTATGGGGTGAATGCAAG AAGGATATCGGACAGAAGGACAGACTACTTCAGCAATACAAACACAAGCTTGAAGAAAGCCAAAAGCTGCAG ACTGAATTGCAAAGAGAGTTGGAGCATAAAAACAGCATGCTGCAGGAGCTAATCAGTCGAGATCTGCAACAG ATTCCCACCGGTGCAGAAAACAATGGATATTCTTACTCTGGAAATTCAGCTCCTTCTGTGTCAGGT CAGGCAGAGGAGCTTCAGCTGCTCAGAGATGCCCTGAAGAGTCTGAGGAACAACTTCAGAGACCATGACCCACAGCACCATACACTAGACACGCTGGAACAGGGCATAGTGTCCCTTATTGACAGACTGCATGTTCTGCACACGCACAGG CTTCAGACACGAAAACAAACCATTAAGAACTGGGCTAAAACCACGGGATTTATGAGGACATGTGAGACTTTCATTAAAATGCTGAACAGAGACTCAGTGTGCTCCATGGCTGAAATTGAGAAGAACAGCTCTGACAGTGTGCCAAAATCCCAGTTCCCACATGTAAAGGAGGAGGGTAAAATTGCAGTTAATTAG
- the LOC110948794 gene encoding dixin-like isoform X2, giving the protein MIASLSRGSLLDDVLHGGFNEQQLAAYISWVNSQLKRKPGLKPITDLRHDLQDGVVLTQLIEIVAGEVLEGVYVAPQNKEESRKNVEEVLQFISSRHIRMPHISARDIVDGNLKSVMRIILALAAHFKPTASHRTASGSGRSLTRGHVSHNPLSTVALAQGAAAALASARHDASLPARAPRIHSGWGSDGGKSVCVRALVEQYERGTPDEQDNPQSDSLSSVSPLSSPRVPPGCHSERLQQDYQQQQQQQQQISVESSHVGVETAWEDPVSETLEKEVQETRQMVSALQALLLKGSLPEDELDVSLTLDQGSAEQQVVVIRSRLDQSMEEAQELKRELLCCKQEMRNLQGVKEAQQQRLCTQEASILQMKQELLRASMTQDELNNQNAELQWKLEECNRLWGECKKDIGQKDRLLQQYKHKLEESQKLQTELQRELEHKNSMLQELISRDLQQIPTGAENNGYSYSGNSAPSVSGAEELQLLRDALKSLRNNFRDHDPQHHTLDTLEQGIVSLIDRLHVLHTHRGRGKSPRRKGQHTDLDSWPCTKISHSGSSSSTKILYFTGKSPTPSMINIPKRLGEVTLKDVKAAVDREGNFRYHFKALDPEFGTVKEEVFLDAAVVPGWEGKIVAWVEEDRGEERPL; this is encoded by the exons ATGATCGCCTCACTCTCAAGAGGAAGTTTGCTGGATGATGTTCTTCATGGGGGCTTTAACGAG cagcagctggcagCGTACATTTCCTGGGTGAACTCTCAGCTGAAGAGGAAACCAGGCCTGAAGCCGATCACAGACCTCAGGCACGATCTGCAGGATGGAGTGGTGCTGACGCAGCTAATAGAGATAGTTG CTGGGGAGGTGCTGGAGGGAGTTTATGTGGCTCCACAAAACAAAGAGGAGAGCAGGAAGAATGTGGAGGAAGTCTTGCAGTTCATTTCCTCTAGACACATACGCATGCCCCACATATCCGCAAGAG aCATTGTGGATGGTAATCTGAAATCTGTAATGAGGATAATTCTGGCCCTGGCAGCCCACTTCAAACCGACAGCCAGTCACAGGACTGCTTCTGGAAGTGGGAGGAGCTTGACAAGAGGCCATGTCAGTCACAACCCTCTCTCCACTGTTGCACTAGCTCAAGGTGCCGCCGCTGCTCTGGCGTCTGCTCGACATGATGCCTCACTGCCTGCACGGGCCCCACGTATTCACAG TGGCTGGGGGTCTGATGGtggaaagagtgtgtgtgttcgtgcaCTGGTTGAACAGTATGAAAGAGGAACCCCAGATGAGCAGGACAATCCTCAGTCTGACAG CCTCAGTTCTGTCAGTCCACTGTCTTCACCAAGAGTTCCACCAGGCTGCCACTCAGAGAGACTGCAGCAAGactaccagcagcagcagcagcagcagcagcagatcagtg TGGAGTCGTCTCATGTTGGTGTGGAGACAGCATGGGAAGATCCTGTTAGTGAAACTTTGGAAAAGGAGGTGCAAGAGACTCGTCAAATGGTGTCTGCTTTACAG GCTCTGCTGCTGAAAGGTTCGCTCCCCGAGGATGAGCTAGATGTGTCCTTAACTCTGGACCAAGGCAGTGCTGAGCAGCAAGTG gTAGTCATTCGCAGTCGCTTGGATCAGAGTATGGAGGAAGCCCAGGAACTGAAG AGGGAATTGCTGTGCTGTAAGCAGGAGATGAGAAACCTGCAGGGAGTTAAG GAGGCCCAGCAGCAGAGGCTGTGCACTCAGGAGGCATCAATACTGCAGATGAAGCAAGAGCTTCTCAGAGCCAGCATGACACAGGATGAACTCAACAACCAGAAT gcagagctgcagtggaagctggaggAATGTAACAGGCTATGGGGTGAATGCAAG AAGGATATCGGACAGAAGGACAGACTACTTCAGCAATACAAACACAAGCTTGAAGAAAGCCAAAAGCTGCAG ACTGAATTGCAAAGAGAGTTGGAGCATAAAAACAGCATGCTGCAGGAGCTAATCAGTCGAGATCTGCAACAG ATTCCCACCGGTGCAGAAAACAATGGATATTCTTACTCTGGAAATTCAGCTCCTTCTGTGTCAGGT GCAGAGGAGCTTCAGCTGCTCAGAGATGCCCTGAAGAGTCTGAGGAACAACTTCAGAGACCATGACCCACAGCACCATACACTAGACACGCTGGAACAGGGCATAGTGTCCCTTATTGACAGACTGCATGTTCTGCACACGCACAGG GGAAGGGGGAAATCTCCAAGACGGAAAGGTCAACACACAGACTTGGACTCTTGGCCTTGCACAA AAATTTCCCACAGTGGTTCCTCTTCTTCAACTAAAATCCTTTATTTTACTGGAAAATCTCCGACACCTTCCATGATCAATATACCGAAGAG ACTGGGTGAGGTGACTCTCAAGGATGTGAAGGCAGCTGTTGATCGAGAGGGAAACTTCCGGTACCACTTCAAAGCCCTGGACCCAGAGTTTGGCACTGTGAAAGAAGAG GTATTCTTGGATGCAGCAGTTGTTCCAGGCTGGGAAGGAAAAATAGTGGCCTGGGTAGAGGAAGACCGTGGTGAAGAAAG GCCATTGTAA
- the LOC110948794 gene encoding dixin-A-like isoform X5, whose protein sequence is MPHISARDIVDGNLKSVMRIILALAAHFKPTASHRTASGSGRSLTRGHVSHNPLSTVALAQGAAAALASARHDASLPARAPRIHSGWGSDGGKSVCVRALVEQYERGTPDEQDNPQSDSLSSVSPLSSPRVPPGCHSERLQQDYQQQQQQQQQISVESSHVGVETAWEDPVSETLEKEVQETRQMVSALQALLLKGSLPEDELDVSLTLDQGSAEQQVVVIRSRLDQSMEEAQELKRELLCCKQEMRNLQGVKEAQQQRLCTQEASILQMKQELLRASMTQDELNNQNAELQWKLEECNRLWGECKKDIGQKDRLLQQYKHKLEESQKLQTELQRELEHKNSMLQELISRDLQQIPTGAENNGYSYSGNSAPSVSGQAEELQLLRDALKSLRNNFRDHDPQHHTLDTLEQGIVSLIDRLHVLHTHRGRGKSPRRKGQHTDLDSWPCTKISHSGSSSSTKILYFTGKSPTPSMINIPKRLGEVTLKDVKAAVDREGNFRYHFKALDPEFGTVKEEVFLDAAVVPGWEGKIVAWVEEDRGEERPL, encoded by the exons ATGCCCCACATATCCGCAAGAG aCATTGTGGATGGTAATCTGAAATCTGTAATGAGGATAATTCTGGCCCTGGCAGCCCACTTCAAACCGACAGCCAGTCACAGGACTGCTTCTGGAAGTGGGAGGAGCTTGACAAGAGGCCATGTCAGTCACAACCCTCTCTCCACTGTTGCACTAGCTCAAGGTGCCGCCGCTGCTCTGGCGTCTGCTCGACATGATGCCTCACTGCCTGCACGGGCCCCACGTATTCACAG TGGCTGGGGGTCTGATGGtggaaagagtgtgtgtgttcgtgcaCTGGTTGAACAGTATGAAAGAGGAACCCCAGATGAGCAGGACAATCCTCAGTCTGACAG CCTCAGTTCTGTCAGTCCACTGTCTTCACCAAGAGTTCCACCAGGCTGCCACTCAGAGAGACTGCAGCAAGactaccagcagcagcagcagcagcagcagcagatcagtg TGGAGTCGTCTCATGTTGGTGTGGAGACAGCATGGGAAGATCCTGTTAGTGAAACTTTGGAAAAGGAGGTGCAAGAGACTCGTCAAATGGTGTCTGCTTTACAG GCTCTGCTGCTGAAAGGTTCGCTCCCCGAGGATGAGCTAGATGTGTCCTTAACTCTGGACCAAGGCAGTGCTGAGCAGCAAGTG gTAGTCATTCGCAGTCGCTTGGATCAGAGTATGGAGGAAGCCCAGGAACTGAAG AGGGAATTGCTGTGCTGTAAGCAGGAGATGAGAAACCTGCAGGGAGTTAAG GAGGCCCAGCAGCAGAGGCTGTGCACTCAGGAGGCATCAATACTGCAGATGAAGCAAGAGCTTCTCAGAGCCAGCATGACACAGGATGAACTCAACAACCAGAAT gcagagctgcagtggaagctggaggAATGTAACAGGCTATGGGGTGAATGCAAG AAGGATATCGGACAGAAGGACAGACTACTTCAGCAATACAAACACAAGCTTGAAGAAAGCCAAAAGCTGCAG ACTGAATTGCAAAGAGAGTTGGAGCATAAAAACAGCATGCTGCAGGAGCTAATCAGTCGAGATCTGCAACAG ATTCCCACCGGTGCAGAAAACAATGGATATTCTTACTCTGGAAATTCAGCTCCTTCTGTGTCAGGT CAGGCAGAGGAGCTTCAGCTGCTCAGAGATGCCCTGAAGAGTCTGAGGAACAACTTCAGAGACCATGACCCACAGCACCATACACTAGACACGCTGGAACAGGGCATAGTGTCCCTTATTGACAGACTGCATGTTCTGCACACGCACAGG GGAAGGGGGAAATCTCCAAGACGGAAAGGTCAACACACAGACTTGGACTCTTGGCCTTGCACAA AAATTTCCCACAGTGGTTCCTCTTCTTCAACTAAAATCCTTTATTTTACTGGAAAATCTCCGACACCTTCCATGATCAATATACCGAAGAG ACTGGGTGAGGTGACTCTCAAGGATGTGAAGGCAGCTGTTGATCGAGAGGGAAACTTCCGGTACCACTTCAAAGCCCTGGACCCAGAGTTTGGCACTGTGAAAGAAGAG GTATTCTTGGATGCAGCAGTTGTTCCAGGCTGGGAAGGAAAAATAGTGGCCTGGGTAGAGGAAGACCGTGGTGAAGAAAG GCCATTGTAA